The following proteins are encoded in a genomic region of Reichenbachiella sp.:
- a CDS encoding glycoside hydrolase family 18 protein: protein MNYSKHLFFIGIAIFWAACSPKESAVQDMPEDTKPSLDIIAYYSGPGSEIGDYPIDKLDQIIFSFMHLKGNQLTIDNAEDSISLLQITSLKEQYPDLKVLVSLGGWGGCETCSPVFSTDENRKVFAASVVNVLKQYNADGIDLDWEYPAIEGFPGHEYKPEDKQNFTALVQELRAAMGEGYELSFAAGGFDKFLIESVEWDKVMPLFNRVNLMSYDLINGFSTETGHHTALYSNPLQEVSTDYAVQFLDSIGVPLNKIVIGAAFYARVWENVPKENNGLYQSGKFLKGIGYPNLDSTLSADNGFQTYWDSVSMAPYAYSETLHQFATYDNPQSVETKVKYVKDKKLGGIMFWELRNDKKQNGLLDAMYKAANN from the coding sequence ATGAATTATTCAAAACATTTATTTTTCATCGGTATTGCCATATTTTGGGCTGCCTGTAGCCCGAAAGAATCAGCAGTACAAGATATGCCAGAAGACACTAAGCCATCTCTGGACATCATCGCTTATTACAGCGGACCCGGTTCAGAAATCGGCGACTATCCGATCGACAAGCTGGATCAGATCATATTCAGTTTCATGCACCTCAAAGGCAATCAACTTACTATCGACAATGCTGAAGACAGTATTTCATTGCTACAGATTACTTCACTAAAAGAGCAATACCCAGACCTGAAAGTATTGGTATCTCTAGGCGGATGGGGTGGTTGTGAAACCTGCTCTCCCGTTTTCTCGACTGATGAGAATAGAAAAGTATTCGCAGCGTCGGTTGTCAACGTACTAAAACAGTACAACGCGGATGGTATAGATCTAGACTGGGAGTATCCGGCCATTGAAGGTTTTCCGGGGCATGAATACAAACCGGAAGACAAACAAAACTTCACGGCATTGGTTCAGGAACTTCGTGCAGCTATGGGCGAAGGCTACGAGCTCAGTTTTGCTGCCGGTGGTTTTGATAAATTTCTTATTGAATCTGTGGAATGGGATAAAGTAATGCCTTTATTCAATAGAGTCAATCTAATGTCCTATGACCTGATCAATGGCTTCAGTACAGAGACTGGACATCATACGGCTTTGTATTCCAACCCATTGCAAGAAGTATCCACAGACTATGCCGTTCAGTTTTTAGACTCCATCGGTGTTCCATTGAACAAAATTGTCATTGGCGCGGCTTTTTATGCCCGTGTTTGGGAAAATGTACCAAAAGAAAATAATGGCCTCTATCAATCTGGAAAGTTTCTAAAGGGAATTGGCTATCCAAATTTGGACAGCACACTTTCTGCTGACAATGGTTTTCAAACCTATTGGGATAGTGTAAGCATGGCGCCGTATGCCTATAGTGAAACTCTGCACCAATTTGCCACCTATGACAATCCTCAATCTGTGGAAACCAAGGTAAAATATGTGAAAGACAAAAAATTAGGGGGCATTATGTTTTGGGAACTGAGAAACGATAAAAAACAAAATGGTTTGTTGGATGCCATGTACAAAGCAGCAAATAACTAA
- a CDS encoding aldo/keto reductase gives MKTYPLSNGDQMPALGLGTWKSEPGEVYKAIRTAISVGYKHFDCAYIYQNETEIGAALSDAIMTGEVNREELWITSKLWNTHHRKNDVKECLDMTLKALQLDYLDLYLIHWPVAHQKDVIFPHEGNGLISLDKIPLEETWAGMEEIKEAGLAKHIGVSNFSAKKIAQVNQSASQKIEVNQVELHPLLQQKDLLDFCKKEEVILTAYSPLGSRDRIPQMKAEDEPDMFEIPAIQAIAENHNCSPAQVLIAWAVNRDTVVIPKSTNEARLKQNLEAANIKLSVEEMNQINQLDRHFRYVTGTFFALPGSDYTLANLWDE, from the coding sequence ATGAAAACATACCCACTCAGCAACGGAGATCAAATGCCAGCTCTCGGCCTTGGCACCTGGAAGTCAGAACCTGGCGAAGTTTACAAAGCCATTCGTACCGCCATATCTGTTGGGTATAAGCATTTTGACTGTGCCTATATCTATCAAAATGAAACTGAAATAGGAGCAGCGCTGAGTGACGCCATCATGACCGGCGAGGTGAATCGAGAAGAGCTATGGATCACCTCCAAACTATGGAACACCCATCACCGAAAAAACGATGTAAAAGAGTGTCTGGATATGACACTCAAAGCTTTACAACTTGACTACCTCGACTTGTATTTGATTCACTGGCCAGTGGCTCATCAAAAGGATGTCATCTTCCCTCATGAAGGAAATGGATTGATCAGTTTAGATAAAATCCCTCTAGAAGAAACCTGGGCGGGTATGGAAGAGATTAAAGAAGCTGGCCTGGCCAAACATATTGGTGTATCTAACTTCAGCGCTAAAAAAATTGCACAAGTCAACCAATCTGCCTCTCAGAAAATTGAGGTCAACCAAGTAGAACTTCATCCTTTGCTTCAGCAAAAAGACTTACTTGATTTCTGCAAAAAAGAAGAGGTTATTTTAACTGCTTATTCGCCCTTAGGGTCTAGAGACCGTATTCCTCAGATGAAGGCAGAGGACGAACCGGATATGTTCGAAATACCAGCAATACAAGCCATAGCAGAAAACCATAACTGTTCACCGGCTCAAGTGCTAATCGCCTGGGCTGTAAATAGGGACACCGTAGTTATCCCAAAATCTACGAATGAAGCACGTCTCAAGCAGAATCTGGAAGCTGCTAACATTAAATTGTCTGTAGAAGAAATGAATCAAATCAATCAATTGGACAGGCATTTTCGATATGTGACTGGGACATTTTTTGCCTTACCTGGATCTGATTACACACTGGCCAATCTCTGGGATGAATAG
- a CDS encoding GIY-YIG nuclease family protein — MPTYFTYITTNSNKTVLYTGMTNNLERRIVEHFRNKGSKKSFAGKFYCYNLIYFEEFPRAMHAIKREKEIKDWNRAKKEALINQTNPGWKSLNPIIMEWPPHPDVQSNY, encoded by the coding sequence ATGCCGACCTACTTTACCTACATCACAACCAATTCTAATAAAACAGTCCTTTACACTGGCATGACCAATAACTTGGAGAGAAGGATTGTAGAGCACTTTAGAAACAAGGGCAGCAAAAAGTCGTTTGCAGGCAAGTTTTACTGCTACAACCTCATTTATTTTGAAGAATTTCCTCGAGCCATGCATGCTATCAAAAGAGAAAAGGAAATTAAGGATTGGAATAGAGCTAAAAAAGAAGCATTAATCAATCAAACCAATCCAGGTTGGAAGTCGCTAAACCCCATCATCATGGAATGGCCTCCCCACCCTGATGTGCAATCGAACTATTGA
- a CDS encoding HD domain-containing protein gives MTNKNKIINDPVYGFITIPNDLIFEIIEHPFFQRLRQIKQLGLTSLIYPGALHTRFHHAIGSMYLMQQALYSLRSKRIEISDEEFEACLIAILLHDIGHGPFSHTLEFNLLNNVTHEKISVLFFERLNKEFNGALTTALQIFTNQYPRKFFYQLVSSQLDIDRLDYLKRDSYFTGVSEGHIGSERIINMLNVHDDEIVVEEKGIYSIENFLSARRLMYWQVYLHKTAVSGEEMLIKLITRAKYLTQNGIEVEATPALKMLLERNIELNHFEEDPEILDLFALLDDSDIWGSMKFWREHKDTVLSGLSTKLLERKIFKIILASEKPLDEWTETLKSKVKNKYKLNDEELEFYTGSGQISNSAYISSGQKIKILTKKGLVLDIVKATDLPNIKAMSKIVTKHFFCWPEV, from the coding sequence ATGACGAACAAAAACAAAATCATAAATGATCCGGTCTATGGCTTTATCACCATCCCCAACGACCTGATTTTTGAAATCATAGAACATCCCTTCTTCCAACGCCTCCGTCAGATCAAGCAACTGGGTCTTACAAGTCTTATCTACCCAGGGGCATTGCATACTCGTTTTCACCATGCTATAGGTTCAATGTATTTGATGCAGCAAGCGTTGTATAGCTTGCGATCAAAAAGAATAGAAATTTCGGATGAAGAGTTCGAAGCATGCCTTATTGCCATTTTGCTGCATGACATTGGACACGGCCCCTTTTCTCACACATTAGAATTCAATCTGCTTAACAATGTGACTCACGAGAAGATATCCGTTCTTTTTTTCGAAAGACTCAACAAAGAGTTTAACGGGGCACTGACTACTGCACTACAAATATTCACTAACCAATACCCTAGAAAATTCTTTTATCAACTCGTTTCTAGTCAGCTGGATATCGATCGATTGGATTATTTAAAAAGAGACTCGTACTTCACAGGAGTGTCAGAAGGTCACATTGGATCAGAAAGGATCATCAACATGCTCAATGTGCATGATGATGAAATCGTAGTGGAAGAAAAAGGCATTTATAGTATAGAAAATTTTCTAAGTGCGAGAAGACTCATGTATTGGCAAGTTTATCTGCACAAAACAGCGGTAAGTGGAGAGGAAATGCTCATTAAACTCATTACCCGAGCAAAATATTTAACACAAAATGGGATTGAAGTAGAAGCCACCCCTGCACTAAAAATGCTGCTCGAACGAAATATCGAATTGAATCACTTTGAGGAAGATCCTGAGATTTTGGATTTGTTTGCACTTCTCGACGATAGTGATATTTGGGGCTCAATGAAATTTTGGAGAGAACACAAGGATACCGTACTATCGGGCTTAAGCACCAAACTCCTCGAACGAAAGATTTTCAAAATCATACTGGCCAGTGAAAAACCGTTAGACGAATGGACTGAAACCTTGAAGAGCAAGGTGAAAAACAAATACAAACTCAACGATGAAGAGTTGGAGTTTTATACTGGATCAGGTCAGATTAGCAATTCGGCTTATATTTCAAGTGGCCAGAAAATCAAGATTTTAACCAAAAAAGGACTTGTTCTGGACATTGTAAAAGCCACTGACCTACCCAACATTAAAGCCATGAGCAAGATTGTAACCAAGCACTTCTTTTGCTGGCCGGAGGTATGA
- a CDS encoding PglZ domain-containing protein, with protein sequence MRNYEILWADDEIDLLKPHILFLNNKGYNVTPVNSGSDALDEMNKNVFDVVFLDENMPGLTGLETLAEIKTHHPNVPVVMITKSEEEHIMEEAIGAKIADYLIKPLNPNQILLSVKKILDNKRLVTEKTNMSYQQDFRNISTAVNENLDFQEWIDVYKKMVYWELEIDDTEERAMAEVLNMQKDEANSEFCDFITSNYPTWLNDPNAEKPLLSHRVMREQVFPLLEEKKPVFFFLIDNLRYDQWEILEPIISEYYNVEKEVPFYATLPTTTAYSRNSIFSGMLPDEMAKKHSDIWISEDGEEGKNMQEEEFLRRNLKRNNHDISFSYHKILQKQQGRQLVTNVNNLLNNDLNAIVYNFIDVLSHARTDMKMIRELAPDEPAYRSLTISWFKHSTLLELLQILAQKDVKVIITTDHGTIRVKKPYKIVGDKKTNTNLRYKVGKNLNVDDTEGVFICRNPEELHLPKENVSSSYIFGMKDDFFVYPNNYNHFVNYYKDTFQHGGISMEEMIVPLIHLTPKS encoded by the coding sequence ATGCGAAATTATGAAATATTATGGGCTGATGATGAGATTGATCTCTTAAAGCCTCATATACTTTTTTTGAATAACAAGGGATACAACGTGACGCCAGTCAATAGCGGCTCGGATGCCTTGGATGAAATGAATAAAAATGTCTTCGATGTGGTTTTTCTTGACGAAAACATGCCGGGACTGACCGGTTTGGAAACGCTTGCTGAGATTAAGACACATCATCCTAATGTGCCGGTAGTAATGATCACCAAGAGTGAAGAGGAGCATATCATGGAAGAGGCCATCGGTGCGAAGATTGCTGACTACCTGATCAAACCACTCAACCCAAATCAGATATTACTTTCGGTAAAGAAAATATTGGATAACAAGCGTTTGGTGACTGAAAAGACGAACATGAGTTACCAGCAGGACTTCAGAAATATAAGCACTGCGGTAAATGAAAATCTCGATTTTCAAGAGTGGATTGACGTCTATAAGAAAATGGTTTATTGGGAGCTCGAAATAGACGATACCGAAGAGCGGGCTATGGCCGAGGTACTCAATATGCAAAAGGATGAAGCTAATTCTGAGTTTTGTGATTTTATTACTTCTAACTATCCGACCTGGCTCAATGATCCTAATGCAGAGAAGCCATTGCTTTCGCATCGTGTCATGCGCGAGCAGGTATTTCCACTACTCGAAGAAAAGAAGCCTGTTTTTTTCTTTTTGATTGACAACTTGAGATACGATCAGTGGGAAATTCTTGAACCCATCATTTCTGAATACTACAATGTAGAAAAGGAAGTGCCCTTTTATGCCACGCTCCCTACCACTACAGCTTATTCTAGAAATTCAATTTTTAGCGGTATGCTGCCGGATGAAATGGCTAAAAAGCATAGCGACATTTGGATTTCCGAAGATGGAGAGGAAGGAAAAAACATGCAAGAAGAAGAATTTCTTAGAAGGAATTTGAAAAGAAACAATCATGACATTAGCTTCTCTTATCACAAAATTTTGCAAAAGCAACAAGGCAGGCAACTTGTAACCAATGTAAATAATCTGCTTAATAATGATTTGAACGCAATTGTTTATAATTTCATTGACGTATTATCACATGCGCGAACGGATATGAAAATGATCCGAGAATTAGCGCCAGATGAGCCGGCATACCGGTCTCTAACTATATCGTGGTTCAAGCATTCTACCTTATTGGAGCTACTGCAGATATTGGCCCAAAAAGACGTGAAGGTGATTATCACCACAGATCACGGAACCATAAGAGTAAAGAAGCCATACAAGATAGTAGGAGACAAAAAGACGAACACGAACCTGAGATATAAAGTAGGAAAGAATCTAAATGTGGATGATACAGAAGGTGTATTTATCTGCAGAAACCCTGAGGAACTTCATTTACCTAAGGAAAATGTCTCAAGCTCTTATATTTTTGGAATGAAAGATGATTTCTTTGTATATCCAAATAACTATAATCACTTTGTGAATTACTATAAGGATACTTTTCAACATGGAGGAATTTCGATGGAAGAAATGATTGTTCCTTTGATTCATTTAACACCTAAGAGTTAA
- the tsaE gene encoding tRNA (adenosine(37)-N6)-threonylcarbamoyltransferase complex ATPase subunit type 1 TsaE, protein MQLKLSDLGEIDQVAQKIIAYAGNESIWLFDGEMGAGKTTLIKAICKQLGIVDETSSPTFALVNVYENEKAEEFYHFDFYRINDEVEAIDIGADEYFYSGRPCFIEWSEKIPTLTPQKNLKISINLDAERNRMISLSKHE, encoded by the coding sequence GTGCAACTAAAATTATCTGACCTGGGAGAAATAGATCAAGTCGCTCAGAAGATCATAGCGTACGCTGGCAATGAGTCAATTTGGCTTTTTGACGGTGAAATGGGAGCTGGTAAAACGACTTTAATTAAGGCCATCTGCAAACAATTAGGAATTGTAGATGAAACCAGTTCACCTACTTTTGCTCTAGTCAACGTGTATGAAAATGAAAAGGCGGAAGAGTTTTATCATTTTGATTTTTACAGGATCAACGACGAAGTAGAGGCCATTGACATTGGAGCGGATGAGTATTTTTATTCTGGGCGTCCATGTTTTATAGAGTGGTCAGAGAAGATACCCACACTGACCCCGCAAAAAAACCTAAAAATTAGTATTAACTTAGATGCTGAAAGGAATCGTATGATCAGCCTTAGTAAGCATGAATAA
- a CDS encoding alanine dehydrogenase encodes MNKHLMGSSVSALVEESKLYPQEKLAAIRTSNKSLNIGIPKENSTYENRVPLTPKAVGALTNQGHKVLIESGTGNAANFFDKEYTEAGANITKSASEVFKSDIIIKVEFPTKKEIEMMSMGKTIISTIHADKDLGQRLSLLNQKKATSIGYEFIEDQIGGLPIVRAMSEIVGAVVIPTAAEYLTTNQGGIGIILGGITGVPPTNVVILGAGTVAEYAARTALGLGASVKVFDKHLYKLHRLKHILSSPIFTSTIDQVALKKALMEADVVIGAVRADKGVLKKIVSEDMVKAMKSSAVVVDVSIDEGGCFETSRPTNLKSPVFEKFGVKHYCVPNIASKVPRTSTKVLSNIFTPILNSIAHNGGVDQMIFENKWFMKGVYTYKGYMTNYHLSEKFKLRFKDLNLLMAARF; translated from the coding sequence ATGAATAAGCATTTAATGGGAAGTAGCGTATCCGCGCTGGTAGAAGAATCAAAACTGTATCCTCAGGAAAAATTGGCGGCAATCCGAACGTCCAACAAGTCCTTGAATATTGGTATTCCGAAGGAAAATTCAACGTATGAAAACAGGGTTCCGCTTACTCCCAAGGCTGTAGGTGCGCTGACCAATCAAGGGCATAAAGTCCTCATAGAGTCTGGTACCGGCAATGCTGCCAATTTTTTTGATAAAGAATATACCGAAGCTGGAGCGAACATCACTAAGAGTGCAAGTGAGGTTTTTAAATCTGATATCATCATCAAAGTAGAGTTTCCGACCAAGAAAGAAATTGAAATGATGAGTATGGGTAAAACCATTATCTCTACTATTCATGCAGACAAAGATCTCGGACAACGGTTATCCCTTTTGAATCAAAAGAAAGCTACGTCCATTGGCTATGAGTTCATAGAGGATCAAATAGGCGGTCTGCCAATCGTCAGAGCTATGAGTGAAATAGTAGGGGCTGTGGTCATACCTACCGCTGCAGAATATCTTACTACCAATCAAGGCGGAATTGGAATCATTCTTGGAGGTATCACAGGAGTGCCTCCAACCAACGTCGTAATCCTCGGGGCAGGTACAGTGGCTGAATATGCCGCTCGGACGGCACTAGGACTAGGCGCCTCAGTGAAAGTTTTTGACAAACATTTATACAAGCTTCACCGACTTAAGCATATTCTTTCGTCTCCAATATTTACTTCCACGATAGATCAGGTAGCGCTTAAGAAGGCATTAATGGAAGCTGATGTAGTGATTGGGGCAGTGCGAGCGGATAAGGGCGTACTTAAGAAAATCGTAAGTGAAGACATGGTTAAGGCTATGAAAAGCAGTGCTGTAGTAGTCGATGTGAGTATTGATGAGGGAGGGTGTTTTGAAACTTCTCGTCCTACTAACCTTAAGAGTCCTGTCTTTGAAAAATTCGGTGTGAAGCACTATTGTGTGCCCAATATAGCATCTAAAGTGCCTAGAACATCTACGAAAGTATTAAGCAATATTTTCACACCCATATTGAACAGCATTGCACATAATGGTGGCGTGGATCAAATGATCTTCGAAAATAAATGGTTTATGAAGGGGGTCTATACTTATAAGGGATATATGACCAATTATCATCTATCGGAAAAATTCAAGTTAAGGTTTAAAGACCTTAACTTACTTATGGCTGCTAGATTCTAA
- a CDS encoding valine--tRNA ligase, with amino-acid sequence MSISTKYNPAEVEGKIYQEWLDKGFFHSEPNPDKEPYTILIPPPNVTGVLHMGHMLNNTIQDVLIRKARMEGKEACWIPGTDHASIATEAKVVGMLREKGIKKSDLTREEFLSHAWEWKEKYGGIILNQLQRLGASCDWDRTFFTMDEKNSDAVQEVFISYFKKGFIYRDYKMVNWDPTAQTTISNEEVIYRDVNAALYHVQYAIEGSNEFVTIATTRPETILGDSAICINPNDERYTHLKGKKAIVPLVNRVIPIIEDEYVDIEFGTGCLKVTPAHDTNDYDLGQKHNLETIDILNDDGTLNEKAQFYVGETRESARKLISKELKSLGSLVKTENLRHKVGFSERNPDTAIEPKLSLQWFVDMQKLVTPALENVMNDNIEFFPEKFKNTYKHWLENIKDWPISRQLWWGQQIPAYYYGEDGVAVGKTPEEALEMARKDTGDESLTLADLKRDEDVVDTWFSSALLPISVFDGFRNPDNEEYKYYYPTQVLVTGWDIIFFWVARMIISGYEFGKDKPFEKVYFTGMVRDLQRRKMSKSLGNSPDALGLIDQYGADGVRVGMLLSSAAGNDLLFDEKLCEQGRNFSNKIWNAFRLIKSWEVQDIPQDPAAAVAASWFENRFNEALQEINDLFSKFRLSEALMATYKLVWDDFCSWYLEMIKPAYQQPTDQKTVDQAIGFIEQLMRVLHPFMPFISEEIWKNIKQRNEDDCLIVAEWPSLAKFDQNELKQTSEIFEIISNVRNARNSVGISPKEILDLFIKKQDTSGFNAYEVVIKKLANVGSIAATDKKVDNAASFIVNRTEFFVPLGEHAKAEDQKEEAEKEIKRLKGFIIGIDKKLSNEKFVNNAPEQVVAMEKKKKADAEAKIAILEAQL; translated from the coding sequence ATGTCTATTTCTACAAAATACAATCCAGCAGAAGTTGAAGGAAAAATCTACCAAGAATGGCTAGATAAAGGCTTTTTTCATTCAGAACCAAATCCTGATAAAGAGCCCTATACTATCCTTATCCCTCCTCCAAATGTAACGGGCGTGTTACACATGGGACACATGCTGAATAATACTATCCAGGATGTCTTGATCCGGAAGGCAAGAATGGAAGGAAAAGAAGCTTGCTGGATACCAGGGACAGACCATGCATCTATTGCAACGGAAGCCAAAGTAGTGGGTATGTTGCGTGAAAAAGGTATCAAAAAATCGGATCTGACGAGAGAGGAATTCCTATCACACGCCTGGGAATGGAAAGAAAAATACGGCGGCATTATTCTGAATCAGCTACAAAGGCTTGGTGCTTCTTGCGATTGGGACAGAACGTTTTTCACCATGGATGAAAAAAACTCTGATGCTGTTCAAGAAGTTTTTATTAGCTATTTCAAAAAGGGATTCATTTATCGTGATTATAAGATGGTAAACTGGGATCCAACTGCCCAAACCACCATATCGAACGAAGAGGTAATTTATCGAGATGTAAACGCTGCACTTTATCATGTCCAATATGCCATTGAAGGCTCAAACGAATTTGTAACGATTGCAACTACTCGTCCTGAAACCATCTTGGGTGATTCAGCTATTTGCATCAACCCCAACGACGAAAGATATACACATCTCAAAGGCAAAAAGGCAATTGTCCCATTAGTGAATCGTGTCATCCCTATCATCGAAGACGAATACGTAGACATCGAATTTGGTACTGGATGTTTGAAAGTAACGCCAGCACATGACACCAATGACTATGATTTAGGGCAAAAACACAATCTGGAGACCATTGACATTCTTAATGACGATGGCACATTGAATGAAAAAGCTCAATTTTATGTAGGTGAAACCAGAGAAAGCGCTAGAAAGCTAATTTCCAAGGAACTAAAGAGCTTAGGTAGCCTTGTCAAAACCGAAAACCTAAGACACAAAGTAGGTTTTTCTGAAAGAAACCCAGATACAGCCATTGAGCCTAAGCTTTCTCTCCAATGGTTCGTAGACATGCAAAAACTGGTGACACCGGCGCTGGAAAATGTAATGAACGACAACATTGAATTTTTCCCTGAAAAGTTCAAAAACACCTACAAACACTGGTTAGAAAATATTAAAGATTGGCCTATATCACGCCAACTATGGTGGGGACAGCAAATTCCAGCTTACTACTATGGAGAAGACGGTGTGGCTGTGGGAAAAACACCAGAAGAGGCCTTAGAGATGGCCAGAAAGGACACTGGAGATGAGTCTCTTACTCTTGCTGACTTAAAGAGAGATGAAGATGTAGTAGACACCTGGTTTAGCAGTGCCTTGCTACCCATTTCAGTATTTGATGGATTCAGAAATCCAGACAATGAGGAATATAAGTATTACTACCCCACTCAGGTTCTAGTTACAGGATGGGACATTATCTTCTTCTGGGTGGCTAGAATGATTATTTCGGGTTATGAATTCGGTAAAGACAAGCCATTTGAAAAGGTATATTTCACAGGAATGGTTCGTGATTTGCAACGAAGGAAAATGTCCAAATCATTGGGTAATTCTCCTGATGCACTTGGCCTTATCGATCAGTACGGAGCGGATGGAGTGAGAGTAGGAATGCTATTGAGTTCTGCAGCCGGTAATGACCTTTTATTTGACGAGAAGCTTTGCGAGCAGGGCAGAAACTTCTCCAACAAAATCTGGAATGCCTTCAGGCTCATTAAATCTTGGGAAGTCCAGGATATTCCTCAGGATCCAGCGGCGGCCGTGGCGGCTTCTTGGTTTGAAAATAGATTTAATGAAGCGCTCCAAGAAATCAACGATCTATTTTCCAAATTTAGATTGTCAGAAGCGCTGATGGCGACCTACAAGTTGGTATGGGATGATTTCTGCTCTTGGTACTTGGAGATGATCAAACCAGCCTATCAGCAACCAACGGATCAAAAGACAGTAGATCAAGCCATTGGCTTCATTGAGCAATTGATGCGTGTTTTGCATCCGTTTATGCCATTTATTTCAGAAGAAATTTGGAAAAACATCAAGCAAAGAAATGAAGATGACTGTTTGATAGTCGCTGAATGGCCATCACTTGCTAAATTCGACCAGAATGAACTGAAGCAAACGTCAGAAATATTTGAAATCATTTCCAACGTAAGAAATGCAAGAAACAGCGTTGGAATTTCACCAAAGGAGATACTTGACTTGTTCATCAAAAAACAAGACACCTCTGGGTTCAACGCTTACGAAGTCGTGATAAAAAAACTAGCCAACGTAGGCTCGATTGCAGCCACAGACAAGAAGGTGGACAATGCAGCAAGTTTTATAGTAAATAGAACTGAATTCTTTGTGCCGCTGGGAGAGCATGCGAAAGCAGAAGATCAGAAAGAAGAGGCAGAGAAAGAAATAAAAAGACTGAAAGGTTTTATTATCGGCATTGACAAAAAACTCAGCAATGAAAAGTTTGTAAATAATGCGCCAGAGCAAGTAGTGGCCATGGAAAAAAAGAAAAAAGCAGATGCTGAAGCAAAAATTGCAATATTAGAAGCTCAATTATAA
- the recA gene encoding recombinase RecA, whose protein sequence is MSENNEKLKALQLTIDKLEKSYGKGAVMKLSDESVIDIPSIPTGSVSLDIALGVGGVPRGRIVEIYGPESSGKTTLTLHCIAEAQKQGGMAAFIDAEHAFDKVYAEKLGIDTENLLISQPDNGEQALEIAEHLIRSGAIDIIVIDSVAALVPKAELEGEMGDSKMGLQARLMSQALRKLTGAINKTGCTCIFINQLREKIGVMFGNPETTTGGNALKFYSSVRLDIRRIGQIKESADNVLGNRTRVKVVKNKVAPPFKVVEFDIMYGEGISKVGEIIDLGVELGIINKAGSWFSYKGNKLGQGRDSVKNLLLDNPELMEEMEMGIRNKINGVEEEVPAETEA, encoded by the coding sequence ATGAGTGAAAATAACGAAAAATTAAAAGCACTTCAGTTAACTATAGATAAGCTGGAAAAATCATACGGGAAAGGTGCCGTTATGAAGTTATCTGACGAAAGCGTGATCGACATCCCTTCTATCCCTACTGGATCGGTAAGCTTGGATATAGCGCTCGGTGTTGGTGGTGTGCCAAGAGGTAGAATCGTAGAAATTTATGGCCCAGAGTCTTCAGGAAAAACAACACTTACCCTTCACTGCATTGCCGAAGCACAGAAGCAAGGAGGCATGGCAGCGTTTATCGATGCAGAGCACGCTTTTGATAAGGTATATGCAGAAAAATTAGGCATAGATACTGAAAACTTGCTCATCTCTCAACCTGATAATGGAGAGCAAGCTTTGGAGATTGCGGAACATTTGATTCGTTCTGGAGCTATCGATATTATTGTTATTGACTCTGTGGCTGCGTTGGTTCCAAAAGCTGAACTGGAAGGTGAAATGGGCGATAGCAAAATGGGACTGCAAGCCCGATTGATGAGTCAGGCTCTAAGAAAACTAACAGGTGCCATTAACAAAACAGGCTGTACTTGTATTTTCATTAACCAATTGCGTGAAAAAATTGGTGTAATGTTCGGAAATCCAGAAACAACTACAGGTGGTAATGCGCTCAAATTCTACTCCTCGGTTAGACTCGATATTCGCAGAATTGGTCAAATCAAAGAAAGTGCTGATAACGTTCTAGGTAACAGAACGAGGGTGAAGGTGGTAAAAAACAAAGTAGCTCCTCCTTTCAAAGTAGTAGAATTCGACATTATGTACGGAGAAGGCATATCCAAAGTCGGTGAAATCATTGACTTAGGCGTAGAGCTCGGAATTATCAATAAAGCAGGGTCATGGTTCTCCTACAAAGGCAACAAACTTGGTCAAGGTAGGGATTCCGTTAAAAATTTACTTCTTGATAACCCTGAACTGATGGAAGAAATGGAAATGGGTATCCGAAATAAAATCAATGGTGTTGAAGAAGAAGTACCAGCAGAAACAGAAGCATAA